The Streptomyces sp. NBC_00306 sequence CGTCTGCACCAGAGCCGCATGCAGCCGCACGGACAGGGCCGCGAGCTCTTTCACGGTGGCCTCGGCATGTGCCCTGGTCTGCGGATTGCGGTGCCGCCGCAAGGGTGCCACCACCTGTTCCACCAGCCCGGCCTCGCGGTCGGCGGCGGCCTTCATGGCCCGCAGATGACGCGGTTCCAGACCGAATCTGCCCAGATCGGCCACCAGCCTGGCGACCGTCACCGACTCGGCGTCGTAACCGCCGTCCTCGTGCCGGCCCAGCAGACCGTACGACTCCCAGTCCGCCAGCTCCTCCTCGCTCACCCCGGCGGCGGCCAGAAGCTCCGCACGGCCCACCCGGGCGGCGGTACGGCACTCGGCATCGGCCTCCCAGGCGCCGCCGCCGTCCAGGAGCTCACGCGGCGTGCTCTGTGCGGGCAGCTGGACCTGCTCACCACGTGCCACGGCGTCGAGATGCTCGCGGATGACCTTCAGCGGCAGATAGTGGTCGCGCTGCATCCGGAGCACCTGAGCCAGACGCTCGACGTCCTCCGGGCTGAACTTGCGGTACCCGGACGGGGTGCGCCGCGGCTCGACGAGCCCTTCGGCCTCGAGGAACCGGATCTTGGAGATCGTGACGTCGGGGAACTCGTCGCGCAGCCCGCTGAGCACCGTACCGATGCTCATCAGCCGCTCGGCCGCAGCGGCGGTGCCGTGACCGGCACCGCCCTTCGGTGTTCGCATGTGCCTTCCTGGGGTCCCCCCGGAGCGTGTCCGGGGGACGG is a genomic window containing:
- the ftsR gene encoding transcriptional regulator FtsR, whose product is MRTPKGGAGHGTAAAAERLMSIGTVLSGLRDEFPDVTISKIRFLEAEGLVEPRRTPSGYRKFSPEDVERLAQVLRMQRDHYLPLKVIREHLDAVARGEQVQLPAQSTPRELLDGGGAWEADAECRTAARVGRAELLAAAGVSEEELADWESYGLLGRHEDGGYDAESVTVARLVADLGRFGLEPRHLRAMKAAADREAGLVEQVVAPLRRHRNPQTRAHAEATVKELAALSVRLHAALVQTALGVRLH